The proteins below come from a single Anaerolineales bacterium genomic window:
- a CDS encoding DMT family transporter: protein MKSAYLGLTITVVLWGASFVATKVALQELTPAVIAFLRFAMGVVVLFLILIKRNELRRFTLRELPSLSVLGILGITVHQLLQANGLQTASATATSWIVATIPVFVALLGWAFLGERMSGSRVLGILLSVCGVLAVVGNGDFKSLIQGGFGTPGDRLIAISAVNWAVFVVLNKHVFKKSEASDSRSAVGQMFAIMSIGWILLIPWAIADGGLGELERVSLQGWLALAFLGVGCSGVAYYLWFSGLERIDATQVGVFLYLEPIVTVLLAWQILGEMIGAATIIGGAAILVGVWLVNRSPALRPSYASPGE, encoded by the coding sequence ATGAAAAGTGCATATCTCGGCTTGACGATAACGGTCGTTCTTTGGGGTGCGTCTTTTGTGGCGACGAAAGTCGCTTTACAGGAGCTCACGCCCGCAGTAATCGCCTTCTTGCGTTTCGCCATGGGCGTGGTCGTCCTCTTTCTGATCCTGATCAAGCGAAACGAGTTGCGGCGCTTCACGCTTCGAGAATTGCCGTCGCTGAGCGTGTTGGGCATATTGGGGATCACCGTTCATCAACTGCTTCAAGCCAATGGCCTGCAGACCGCCTCGGCGACTGCCACCTCGTGGATCGTCGCAACGATTCCGGTGTTCGTCGCTTTGTTGGGCTGGGCTTTTCTCGGTGAAAGGATGTCGGGATCTCGGGTTCTGGGAATCCTGCTTTCCGTCTGCGGTGTGCTCGCCGTTGTCGGAAACGGTGATTTCAAATCCCTGATCCAGGGAGGCTTCGGCACTCCCGGCGATCGCTTGATCGCCATCAGCGCGGTGAACTGGGCAGTCTTCGTCGTTCTCAACAAGCATGTCTTCAAGAAAAGTGAAGCATCGGACTCACGATCGGCCGTGGGGCAGATGTTTGCCATCATGTCCATCGGCTGGATCTTATTAATTCCCTGGGCGATCGCCGACGGTGGGTTGGGGGAATTGGAGCGCGTGAGTCTGCAGGGTTGGCTGGCACTCGCCTTCCTCGGCGTAGGTTGCTCGGGTGTGGCGTACTATCTCTGGTTTAGCGGCTTGGAGCGTATCGACGCCACGCAGGTGGGCGTCTTTCTATACCTGGAGCCAATCGTGACCGTCCTTCTGGCGTGGCAGATCCTGGGGGAGATGATCGGCGCAGCGACAATCATCGGCGGTGCGGCCATCCTCGTGGGGGTTTGGC